The following coding sequences lie in one Micropterus dolomieu isolate WLL.071019.BEF.003 ecotype Adirondacks linkage group LG15, ASM2129224v1, whole genome shotgun sequence genomic window:
- the LOC123984313 gene encoding indoleamine 2,3-dioxygenase 2-like: METKCKKTLQADFDMFDISEKLGFILEEPLTNLPDYYRVWLDLANNITHLIESRKLRDLVHKMPVLSPHLLNNHRELRLAHLALGFISMGYVWQEGQHAPAQILPKALAWPYWLVSRRLGLPPILTYADSVLANWKLRDPTGEMESGNMDLIFSFPGGETCRGFFIVSLLVEMAASSGITGALEVMHAMKTSDLINIQKGLVKVTLSLKKMKETFKLIHNHVDPTVFHGTLRIFVSGWRDNPMLPRGLLYEGVSNEPIFLSGGSAAQSSAIQCFDALLCTQHEDETGTFLARMRDYMPPAHRQLIETLSVCPSLRDFILAHSSSDLCQAYNSCVSALVDLRNYHIHTVAKYVVVPGNHAHGMGCPLRGVGTALNATGTGGSSLMVFLKSVRNTTQKALIQERSASRKTEM; the protein is encoded by the exons ATGGAGACTAAGTGCAAAAAAACACTGCAGGCAGACTTTGATATGTTTGATATTTCTGAGAAGCTGGGATTTATCCTTGAAGAGCCACTG ACTAACCTTCCAGACTATTATCGTGTGTGGTTGGACCTGGCAAATAATATCACACATCTGATAGAGTCACGTAAACTACGGGATCTGGTTCATAAG ATGCCGGTCTTGAGTCCCCATCTCTTGAATAACCATCGGGAGCTCAGGCTGGCTCACCTAGCACTGGGATTCATCAGCATGGGATATGTATGGCAGGAAGGACAACATGCACCTGCCCAG ATTCTCCCAAAAGCCCTCGCCTGGCCGTATTGGCTGGTATCCCGCAGGCTTGGCCTTCCTCCCATCCTGACGTATGCAGATTCAGTTTTAGCCAACTGGAAATTAAGGGATCCCACAGG ggAAATGGAAAGTGG GAACATGGACTTGATATTTTCCTTTCCTGGTGGTGAGACGTGCAGGGGATTTTTCATAGTGTCATTGTTGGTCGAGATGGCTGCTAGTTCAGGCATAACG GGGGCTCTGGAGGTGATGCATGCTATGAAAACCTCAGACCTAATCAACATACAGAAAGGTCTTGTCAAAGTAACTCTGTCCTTGAAGAAGATGAAGGAAACTTTCAAACTCATTCACA ATCATGTAGATCCAACTGTGTTTCATGGAACATTGAGAATTTTTGTCTCGGG GTGGCGAGACAACCCCATGCTTCCAAGGGGACTGTTGTATGAAGGTGTAAGCAATGAGCCAATTTTCTTATCAGGTGGAAGTGCAGCCCAGAGTTCAGCTATTCAGTGCTTTGATGCTTTGCTGTGCACCCAGCACGAGGATGAGACAG GAACCTTCCTGGCACGCATGAGGGATTACATGCCTCCTGCCCACCGTCAGTTGATAgaaactttgtctgtctgtccatctctACGAGATTTCATCTTGGCCCACTCTAGCTCTGATCTTTGCCAGGCCTATAACTCCTGTGTCTCAGCGCTGGTGGATTTACGGAACTACCACATACATACTGTGGCCAAGTACGTTGTTGTGCCCGGCAATCATGCCCATGGCATGGGCTGCCCACTCAGAGGTGTGGGCACTGCACTGAATGCCACAGGGACCGGCGGATCCAGCCTCATGGTCTTCCTCAAAAGTGTTCGGAACACTACCCAAAAAGCACTGATCCAAGAGAGGTCTGCatcaagaaaaactgaaatgtaa